The following are encoded in a window of Pseudomonas sp. JQ170C genomic DNA:
- the gshA gene encoding glutamate--cysteine ligase — MSELLNRRLSLLGQGDNLSLLKQCLHGIERECLRVTNDGRLAQTPHPETLGAALTHEQITTDYSESLLEFITPALADPAQTLESLENIHRFAYTQLGTEYLWSPSMPCPLPAEEDIPIAWYGTSNIGQLKYVYRKGLALRYGRTMQCIAGIHYNFSLPEQLWPLLRGAEDSQLDDRDYQSAAYIALIRNFRRYSWLLMYLFGASPALDAGFLRGRAHQLEQFDADTLYLPYATSLRMSDLGYQSNAQAGLTPCYNDLNSYTDSLRKAVATPYAPYVEIGTHKDGEWVQLNTNILQIENEYYSNIRPKRVTYSGERPIQALMARGIQYVEVRCLDINPFLPTGIDLPEARFLDAFLLFCALEESPLLGYLECGNCTGNFLSVVKEGRRPGLQLQRHGKPVELKQWADELLERIAPLAELLDRSQGGEEHAKALQLQKAKVSDPSLTPSAQVLASMTEHKESFSRFALRQSQAHAEFFRAQALPAEEQQRFEAAARASLEAQATLEREEDKADFDLFVSAYQASILAISN, encoded by the coding sequence TTGAGCGAACTTCTCAACCGCCGCCTGAGCCTGCTCGGCCAAGGCGACAACCTTTCCCTGCTCAAGCAGTGCCTGCACGGCATCGAGCGCGAATGCCTGCGTGTGACCAACGACGGTCGCCTGGCCCAGACCCCGCATCCCGAGACCCTCGGGGCGGCGCTGACCCACGAGCAGATCACCACGGACTATTCGGAGTCGCTGCTGGAGTTCATCACCCCAGCCCTGGCCGACCCTGCGCAAACCCTCGAAAGCCTGGAGAACATCCACCGCTTCGCCTACACCCAGCTGGGCACCGAGTACCTGTGGAGCCCGTCGATGCCCTGCCCGCTGCCGGCCGAGGAAGACATTCCGATCGCCTGGTACGGCACCTCCAACATCGGTCAGCTCAAGTACGTCTACCGCAAGGGCCTGGCCCTGCGTTACGGCCGCACCATGCAGTGCATCGCCGGTATCCACTACAACTTCTCGCTGCCGGAACAACTCTGGCCGCTGCTGCGTGGCGCCGAAGACAGCCAGCTCGATGACCGCGACTATCAGTCGGCGGCCTACATCGCCCTGATCCGCAACTTCCGTCGCTACAGCTGGCTGCTGATGTACCTGTTCGGTGCCTCGCCAGCCCTGGATGCAGGCTTCCTGCGTGGCCGGGCGCACCAGCTCGAGCAGTTCGACGCCGACACCCTGTACCTGCCCTACGCCACCAGCCTGCGCATGAGCGACCTGGGCTACCAGAGCAACGCCCAGGCCGGCCTCACGCCCTGCTACAACGACCTGAACAGCTACACCGACAGCCTGCGCAAGGCCGTGGCAACCCCTTACGCACCGTATGTCGAGATCGGCACACACAAGGATGGCGAGTGGGTTCAGCTCAACACCAACATCCTGCAGATCGAGAACGAGTACTACTCCAACATTCGTCCAAAGCGCGTGACCTACAGCGGTGAGCGGCCGATCCAGGCACTGATGGCCCGTGGCATCCAGTACGTCGAAGTGCGTTGCCTGGACATCAACCCGTTCCTGCCGACCGGTATCGACCTGCCCGAAGCGCGCTTCCTCGATGCCTTCCTGCTGTTCTGCGCCCTGGAAGAAAGCCCGCTGCTGGGCTACCTGGAGTGCGGTAACTGCACAGGCAACTTCCTCAGTGTGGTCAAGGAAGGCCGCCGCCCTGGCCTGCAACTGCAGCGCCACGGCAAGCCGGTCGAGCTCAAGCAATGGGCCGACGAGTTGCTCGAACGCATTGCACCGCTGGCCGAACTGCTCGACCGCAGCCAGGGTGGCGAAGAACACGCCAAGGCCCTGCAGTTGCAAAAAGCCAAGGTCAGCGACCCGTCCCTGACACCGTCGGCCCAAGTGCTGGCGAGCATGACCGAGCACAAGGAAAGCTTCAGCCGCTTCGCCCTGCGCCAGAGCCAGGCCCACGCCGAGTTCTTCCGCGCCCAGGCGTTGCCGGCAGAAGAACAGCAGCGATTCGAGGCAGCAGCGCGCGCCTCCCTGGAGGCCCAGGCAACGCTTGAGCGTGAAGAGGACAAGGCCGACTTCGACCTGTTCGTCAGCGCGTACCAGGCCAGCATCCTGGCGATCAGCAACTGA
- a CDS encoding TetR/AcrR family transcriptional regulator translates to MTRTVTPRKPRARSQARIDSILEAARTLLASEGVASLSIYSVAERAQIPPSSVYHFFASVPALLEALTADVHGAFRACLQAPIDGAALNTWHDLSRLIEQRMLSIYNQDAAARQLILAQHGLSEVTQADRQHDLELGDLMHKLFAQHFQLPALPEDVDVFALAMELGDRVYARSVQLHGQITARMAEEGMRVFDAYLGLYLPPFLPKHRGASQLPS, encoded by the coding sequence ATGACGCGTACTGTCACCCCCCGCAAACCCCGCGCCCGCAGCCAGGCGCGGATCGACTCGATTCTTGAGGCGGCGCGCACGCTGCTGGCCAGCGAAGGCGTGGCCAGCCTGTCGATCTACAGCGTGGCCGAGCGGGCACAGATTCCGCCGTCGTCGGTCTACCACTTCTTCGCCAGCGTCCCGGCCCTGCTCGAAGCCTTGACCGCCGACGTGCATGGCGCCTTTCGTGCGTGCCTGCAGGCGCCTATCGATGGCGCCGCGCTGAACACCTGGCACGACCTTTCACGCCTGATCGAGCAGCGCATGCTGAGCATCTACAACCAGGATGCCGCAGCACGCCAGCTGATCCTCGCCCAGCATGGCCTGAGCGAAGTGACCCAGGCCGACCGTCAGCACGACCTCGAACTGGGCGACTTGATGCACAAGCTGTTCGCCCAGCATTTCCAGCTACCGGCGCTGCCGGAAGATGTCGATGTGTTCGCCCTGGCCATGGAGCTGGGGGATCGGGTGTATGCCCGTTCAGTGCAACTGCACGGGCAGATCACAGCACGCATGGCCGAGGAAGGAATGCGCGTGTTCGATGCTTACCTGGGCCTGTACCTGCCGCCGTTCCTGCCTAAACATCGCGGGGCAAGCCAGCTCCCATCGTAG
- a CDS encoding TOBE domain-containing protein, which translates to MTIKAINVRNQFKGTVKEILEGPVLSEIDVQTASGIVTSVITTRSVRELELAIGSEVIAFVKSTEVSIAKL; encoded by the coding sequence ATGACTATCAAAGCGATCAACGTGCGTAACCAGTTCAAAGGCACCGTAAAGGAAATCCTGGAAGGGCCGGTGCTGTCGGAAATCGATGTGCAGACCGCCTCGGGCATCGTCACCTCGGTGATCACTACCCGCTCGGTACGCGAGCTGGAACTGGCCATTGGCAGTGAGGTGATTGCCTTCGTGAAATCGACCGAGGTGTCGATAGCCAAGCTGTAA
- the ssuB gene encoding aliphatic sulfonates ABC transporter ATP-binding protein has protein sequence MTILKEPPQRLLRGIPLAANNLQKTFGQRQVLRDIDLHIPAGQFVAIVGRSGCGKSTLLRLLAGLDQPSGGELLAGSAPLSEAREDTRLMFQEARLLPWKKVIDNVGLGLSGNWRPQALEALEAVGLAERANEWPAALSGGQKQRVALARALIHKPRLLLLDEPLGALDALTRIEMQQLIERLWRQHGFTVLLVTHDVSEAVAVADRVILIEDGEVGLDLNVDLPRPRARGSHRLAALETEVLNRVLAIPGTPPEPEPVAPLPTQLRWAL, from the coding sequence ATGACCATCCTCAAGGAACCACCACAACGCCTGCTGCGCGGTATCCCGCTGGCGGCGAACAATTTGCAGAAAACCTTCGGCCAGCGCCAGGTACTGCGCGATATCGACCTGCACATTCCGGCCGGGCAATTCGTCGCCATCGTGGGCCGTAGCGGCTGTGGCAAGAGTACGTTGCTGCGCTTGCTGGCCGGGCTCGACCAGCCTTCCGGGGGCGAACTGCTGGCCGGCTCCGCACCCTTGAGCGAGGCGCGCGAAGACACCCGCCTGATGTTCCAGGAGGCGCGTTTGCTGCCCTGGAAGAAGGTGATCGACAACGTAGGCCTGGGGTTGTCCGGCAACTGGCGCCCCCAGGCGCTGGAGGCCCTGGAAGCGGTCGGCCTGGCCGAGCGCGCCAACGAATGGCCGGCCGCGCTCTCGGGCGGGCAGAAGCAGCGCGTGGCCCTGGCCCGGGCCCTGATCCACAAACCGCGGCTGTTGTTGCTCGACGAGCCGTTGGGGGCGCTGGACGCGTTGACCCGCATCGAGATGCAGCAACTGATTGAGCGGCTCTGGCGCCAGCATGGCTTTACCGTGCTGTTGGTGACCCACGATGTCAGCGAAGCGGTAGCGGTTGCTGACCGGGTGATTCTGATCGAAGACGGCGAAGTCGGCCTGGACCTGAATGTCGACCTGCCACGCCCACGGGCCCGCGGCTCACACCGCCTGGCGGCCCTGGAAACCGAAGTTCTCAACCGGGTTCTGGCGATTCCGGGCACACCGCCCGAGCCTGAACCCGTAGCACCCTTGCCGACGCAATTGCGTTGGGCCCTCTGA